A part of Brassica rapa cultivar Chiifu-401-42 chromosome A05, CAAS_Brap_v3.01, whole genome shotgun sequence genomic DNA contains:
- the LOC103874758 gene encoding transcription factor MYC2, whose translation MTEPTMNLWTTDDNASMMEAFMSSSSDISALWQPATTTATASTTAPAPAGFNEETLQQRLQALIEGTNEGWTYAIFWQPSYDFSGASVLGWGDGYYKGEEDKAKPRQRTSPPPFSTPADQEYRKKVLRELNSLISGGCGPTDDAVDEEVTDTEWFFLVSMTQSFACGSGLAGKAFSTGNAVWVYGSDQLTGSGCERAKQGGVFGMQTIACIPSANGVVELGSTEQIRQSSDLMNKVRVLFNFNGGAGDLSGLNWNLDPDQGENDPTMWINDPIGVAEQGNGAPSSSSQLFAKSIQFENGGSSSTIIENPNPDPAPSPVHSQTQNPKFSNNFSRELNFSTSSTTLVKPRPGEILSFGDEGKRSSVNPDPSSYSGQTQFENKRKKSIDDKVLTFGTGGGESDHSDLEASVVKEIPEKRPKKRGRKPANGREEPLNHVEAERQRREKLNQRFYALRAVVPNVSKMDKASLLGDAIAYINELKSKVTKTESEKTQIKTQLEEVKMELAGRKASAGGDLSSSCSMTAIKPVGMEIEVKIIGWDAMIRVESSKRNHPAARLMSALMDLELEVNHASMSVVNDLMIQQATVKMGFRIYTQEQLRASLISKIG comes from the coding sequence ATGACGGAGCCGACGATGAATCTCTGGACCACCGACGATAACGCCTCTATGATGGAAGCTTTCATGAGCTCCTCCTCCGACATCTCAGCCTTATGGCAACCGGCAACGACGACGGCAACGGCGTCGACTACAGCTCCGGCACCGGCGGGATTCAACGAGGAGACTCTACAGCAAAGGCTGCAAGCACTGATTGAAGGGACAAACGAAGGCTGGACCTACGCTATATTCTGGCAGCCGTCGTACGACTTCTCCGGCGCCTCCGTGCTCGGATGGGGCGATGGGTATTacaaaggagaagaagacaagGCAAAGCCCAGACAGAGAACGTCTCCACCGCCGTTTTCAACACCGGCGGATCAGGAGTATCGTAAGAAGGTGTTGCGTGAGCTCAACTCGTTGATCTCCGGCGGATGTGGTCCGACGGATGACGCCGTCGATGAAGAGGTGACGGATACGGAGTGGTTTTTCTTGGTTTCGATGACGCAGAGCTTCGCTTGCGGTTCTGGGTTGGCGGGTAAGGCGTTCTCGACGGGTAACGCAGTTTGGGTTTATGGGTCGGATCAGTTAACCGGGTCGGGTTGTGAGCGGGCGAAGCAAGGAGGAGTGTTTGGGATGCAGACCATCGCGTGTATTCCTTCGGCGAACGGGGTTGTTGAACTCGGGTCGACGGAGCAGATCCGACAGAGCTCGGATCTTATGAACAAGGTGCGAGTACTTTTCAATTTCAACGGTGGCGCTGGAGACTTATCGGGTCTTAACTGGAATCTTGACCCGGATCAAGGCGAGAACGATCCGACTATGTGGATTAATGACCCGATTGGAGTAGCCGAGCAGGGTAACGGAGCTCCGAGCTCTAGCTCCCAGCTTTTTGCCAAGTCGATCCAGTTTGAGAATGGTGGTAGTTCAAGCACCATCATCGAAAACCCGAATCCGGATCCAGCTCCGAGCCCGGTTCATTCCCAGACCCAGAATCCGAAATTCAGCAACAATTTCTCCCGCGAATTAAATTTCTCCACGTCGAGCACCACCTTGGTGAAACCAAGACCCGGCGAGATATTGAGCTTCGGCGATGAGGGTAAACGGAGCTCCGTGAACCCGGATCCGAGTTCTTATTCGGGTCAGACTCAGTTCGagaataagagaaagaagtccaTAGATGACAAGGTTCTAACTTTCGGAACCGGCGGAGGAGAATCCGATCACTCCGATCTAGAAGCCTCCGTCGTGAAAGAGATACCGGAGAAACGTCCCAAGAAACGCGGAAGAAAACCGGCCAACGGTAGAGAAGAGCCGCTTAACCACGTCGAAGCAGAGAGACAGAGACGCGAGAAACTAAACCAGCGATTCTACGCGTTACGTGCGGTTGTACCAAACGTCTCCAAAATGGATAAAGCTTCTTTGCTCGGTGACGCCATTGCTTACATCAACGAGCTCAAGTCGAAGGTGACCAAGACGGAATCTGAGAAAACTCAGATCAAAACCCAGCTCGAGGAAGTGAAAATGGAGCTCGCCGGAAGAAAAGCGAGCGCCGGTGGTGATCTATCATCCTCTTGCTCCATGACAGCCATCAAACCGGTGGGGATGGAGATCGAGGTGAAGATTATCGGTTGGGATGCGATGATAAGGGTGGAATCGAGCAAGAGGAATCATCCGGCAGCGAGGTTGATGTCGGCGTTGATGGATCTGGAGCTTGAGGTCAATCACGCGAGTATGTCGGTGGTTAACGATCTGATGATACAGCAAGCGACGGTGAAGATGGGATTCAGAATATACACGCAGGAACAGCTCCGGGCGAGTTTAATCTCAAAGATTGGTTAA